AGGGAGTGTTTGCGTGGATAATCTTGAGAAGTGATGATCCTCTGCATGCTGTGTGACAAGCAGCACTTTAGACGCTCCTTCAGCCTCACCAAGCCCAAACATTGGCGTTAATTGAGCGTTGATTTTTAGGATGCCTTTCACTGACATGGACATTAGTCAGCTCTTTCAAGCACACTCAGAAGGAGGGAGGATGTATGATATTTGTTTGtagtttgcattaaaaaaatatatatcataatgtGGGTGGTtgtgaaagcaaaaaaaaaatgcaaatgtaaagTGCTTCACGTATATAGAATGTGTCTGGAAAATatcaaatgtagaaaaaaaatgttttaaagcaCACCCCATCACGTCATTTCCATTTCGTGGAGCTTTCAGTTCATTGAACATATACTTTAAAcccgcatgttttttttttaaacaaatagcattattattttcagtACTTATTTCTGACTTTAAATAGTTACACTGTATACATGCTATGAGTGTTTACATTCAAACAAACAGAAATAGCACCCGGAATTAAacgtacttaaaaaaaaactctttccaGGAGAATGTTTCCAACTTTCCAAGTGAAAATATTTGGAATGGATCCCATGGCGGACTACATGCTTCTTATGGACTTCCTGCCAGTAGATGACAAACGTTACAGGTAAAACTTTCTGACTTTCATATTCAATGTCATTATCAGAAATATTGTACTTTTAAGCAGTGATTGTCAACCATTGTGCCGTcaggattttttattattattattattaacatttattaatcattttctgcaaatattatgtaattgtCGAGTGTAAACACTaacagagcaatgtaatattcgtccgtgtggcaacacgttgCTGATTTCTtagttcctctaatagacttattAATGCACGTGCATGTTTGGTTAGTgattccaatgtaaaaaaaaaaacgtaccgtAGCTAAAAagggttgaaaaacactgctttaaagtataaaacacaatattcttattgttttatataGCCTACTATATATTTGCAAACTATAATATCATACGTTAATTTaatactgaaaaaaaacttgtgaaCGGGATTTTGCAGGTATGCATTCCACAGCTCTTCGTGGCTGGTGGCGGGTAAAGCTGATCCAGCCACGCCGGGGAGGGTGCACTATCACCCGGACTCACCGGCCAAGGGAGCCCAGTGGATGAAGCAGATTGTTTCTTTTGATAAACTCAAACTCACCAACAATCTCCTCGATGACAACGGACATGTGAGTGCAAGGAAGTCATGCTTGGGCAAAatagtttctttttttgtccacGCCTGTTTCATTTCTAAactattttttaatacaatatgaaattatttctaaaaataacattatttactgtactttatatattttttctaaagCGATACATTATTTTTGTCAGATCAGAGGCTAattatttgcttcttttatTTGCTTCCAGATCATTCTGAACTCCATGCACCGCTACCAGCCCAGGTTCCATGTGGTCTACGTGGATCCACGTAAAGACAGCGAGAAATACGCAGAAGAAAACTATaagacttttgtttttgaggAAACTCGCTTTACTGCAGTCACAGCGTACCAGAACCACCGGGTAAGAAAGTCTGcatgtttccatggaaacatgGACGCACGCGTAAAATGCATGCGTAAAAACGCGCTTCTTTAATGTTTCATCAAGTTTATATAGTACAcagctaaaaaaataatttctatttACTCATTTCTATCTATATAATCACTTATTAATTTTGATGTCATTTTCTCCATTGCCCATTAAAGTGACTTAgtgcattaaatatatttaaaaaaatactctcTACAAAGGAAATaatgctgtgtttttatgtgtaaaTGACTAAAATGTCAGAGTATAACCATTatgtttaaaattaaataataatgcacctttctatataaataataaagccTGTGtgaattaatcatatttatttatagctACTCTACAATTTAAAGTAATATCATATGACCAAGTTGACTGTGACTGCATGGAGAAAAAGCTAAAAGTTAATTTCTTGTCCTTTTAGATCACCCAGTTGAAGATCGCCAGTAATCCTTTTGCAAAAGGCTTCCGGGACTGTGACCCAGAGGACTGGTGAGTGTTTACACTCctataaaaaagtaattttgacatgtttttacatgatgTAAGGTGCAAGAAAGGCCAACGGGCATTTAGAAAATAGTTTAGTGGTTTATTTTAGCGCACGCAGGTGCCAGATGGGTGGAACAATGAAAGGCTATGAGCTTTACAAAACACTGGATATTGTTTCAAAGATAATCGGCTGCTTTTCAGTGATTGATAGATGTGAAATGCACACATCTGGTACGGAAACTAGTGACTCAGTTTCttccaaatgtttcattttCCCCTTTCAAGCTTTAACTAAACATATTACTCTGAAGTTTAGTCGTATTAATCATACAATGCATGAGTTACTCGGCTGGAATAGTTCATTATCTTTAGTCTATTAACGTAACAGCATTGATTTCTGTGTACATGCTGAAGAATATTGTGGCTAGTGTGGTATTAGCCTTCGTGAAATGACTCCTGTCTCCGTCCCTGCAGGCCCAGGAATCACAGACCAGGCTCCTTGCCAATAATGAGTGCTTTTGCCAGAACAAGAAACCCAATGTCATCTCCGCCTCAGCAGAACGGAACAGAGAAAGGTCTGCAGTTCGTTGTTTGTTCCACTTTGTGACTGTACCGGCCAACATGAAACCATGTCTGGTTCTGTCATCTCGATAAACATGGGCCGTGTTTCAATCCGGTTTAGACTTAAAAAGTGCCCCCTATCCTtaaatgtgtactgtatgtgtatctAATACAAACCCAGCTTGTTTTATTAAGTGAATTTGACTATAATGCTGGTACCAGCAACTGTTAcggtggtttgtacagataaataaacaaacattattAGATTCTCAATAGTATTTAATAGTAATTCAAGTATGAGAAAAAATTCCCTGTTGAATATACTTAacacggcggcacggtggacgagtggttcgcgcgcagacctcacagctaggaaaccagggttcaattccaccctcggccatctctgtgtggagtttgcatgttctcctcgtgcatgcgtgggttttctccgggtattccgggtaccaaaacatgctaggttaataggtatgaatgtgagtgtgaatggttgtttgtctatatgtgccctgtgattggctgacgaccagtcagaggacagctgggataggctccagcacgtaaagataagcggtagaaaatgaatgaatgaaagtttgctTATAATTACAATATAGTCATTCTTATGGCAAAAAAAGGTGTCTCAATTTTCCCTATTCTCTGGTTGTACTTGAACGTAACACCAAGTACCCCCACAGCCATTTCCCttcaattgtccataggtatgaatgtgagtgtgaatggttgtttgtctatatgtgccctgtgattgactggccaccagtccagggtgtacccctgggataggctccagcacccccgcgacccccgtgagaaaaaagcggtagaaaatgaatgaatgaatgaatgaatgaatatacttaACAGTTCTACTGTCTTGTTGCACAGATGACAACAGGCGGGAATACGAGCGAGACCCCAGCGGAACGCCCATCCACGCCGACCCCGCTCACCAGCTTATGTCCCGGGTCCTAAGCCCCGCCCTTCCGGTCCCGGGAGGCCTCCACAGCGTCCCCCTCACCGGTGGCCGCCCCAGCCCTCCCCACGACCTACGCTCAGATCCTCACACCCTACCCCCGGATACCCTGCACCACCATCCTTACAAGTATCCCACCAGCTACGAACACTACTTAGGAGCCAAGACCAGGCCGTCCCCTTACCCTTTACCCAGCATCAGAGGACATACGTACCATCACCACATGAACCCTGCCACAGCAAATATGTACTCGGCCACCAGTGGGCCCTCAAACTACGACTACGGACCCAGATAATGACTCCAAAGTGCGCACTGGGTAGTGGAAATGGAACCAGGCGGCCTTGAAACCCTTTTAAGGGGGCGCTTGCATCCTGCAGGGTGAATTCACAGACTGAAATAAACCctgctgtatttatttaaagattCTCTGCAGGGTGCATGATGGACACCCCAGAGGTCTCAACGGAGATCACGCCTCTAACAGTACAGTGCAGACACTGAGCCCGCAGAATGAGGAGAACACGTTTGATCACAGACTGGAAttg
This DNA window, taken from Doryrhamphus excisus isolate RoL2022-K1 chromosome 4, RoL_Dexc_1.0, whole genome shotgun sequence, encodes the following:
- the tbx1 gene encoding T-box transcription factor TBX1 isoform X2, with amino-acid sequence MDDSGPLSPRANAFSIASLICAAEQAGNAAFDKPRAGLDKADAEDQSGFTMHYSTVTREMEAFTTSSLSSLNTPGGYHLSPSPGDPYTQHEAHFEPCPAAQPGYSYPGQAPPPSDPAGTPCSSSSSSSTPTGKNIVKKNPKVANINVQLEMKALWDEFNQLGTEMIVTKAGRRMFPTFQVKIFGMDPMADYMLLMDFLPVDDKRYRYAFHSSSWLVAGKADPATPGRVHYHPDSPAKGAQWMKQIVSFDKLKLTNNLLDDNGHIILNSMHRYQPRFHVVYVDPRKDSEKYAEENYKTFVFEETRFTAVTAYQNHRITQLKIASNPFAKGFRDCDPEDWPRNHRPGSLPIMSAFARTRNPMSSPPQQNGTEKDDNRREYERDPSGTPIHADPAHQLMSRVLSPALPVPGGLHSVPLTGGRPSPPHDLRSDPHTLPPDTLHHHPYKYPTSYEHYLGAKTRPSPYPLPSIRGHTYHHHMNPATANMYSATSGPSNYDYGPR
- the tbx1 gene encoding T-box transcription factor TBX1 isoform X1, which translates into the protein MDDSGPLSPRANAFSIASLICAAEQAGNAAFDKPRAGLDKADAEDQSGFTMHYSTVTREMEAISSPWLTQLSHFCDVAAFTTSSLSSLNTPGGYHLSPSPGDPYTQHEAHFEPCPAAQPGYSYPGQAPPPSDPAGTPCSSSSSSSTPTGKNIVKKNPKVANINVQLEMKALWDEFNQLGTEMIVTKAGRRMFPTFQVKIFGMDPMADYMLLMDFLPVDDKRYRYAFHSSSWLVAGKADPATPGRVHYHPDSPAKGAQWMKQIVSFDKLKLTNNLLDDNGHIILNSMHRYQPRFHVVYVDPRKDSEKYAEENYKTFVFEETRFTAVTAYQNHRITQLKIASNPFAKGFRDCDPEDWPRNHRPGSLPIMSAFARTRNPMSSPPQQNGTEKDDNRREYERDPSGTPIHADPAHQLMSRVLSPALPVPGGLHSVPLTGGRPSPPHDLRSDPHTLPPDTLHHHPYKYPTSYEHYLGAKTRPSPYPLPSIRGHTYHHHMNPATANMYSATSGPSNYDYGPR